GGCCTGGTATCGATCTTGTTGGGGAAGCACGGTGCGTTGATTGTTGAAGACAAAAAGGATGCCGGGGTAATCGCCGCAATCACTACGGGCGCATTGTCTATCGATCGCGCCGACTCCTTTGTGGGTGTGCCGTCATTTACCCTACCAATCCCTCTTGCCGGAAATCTTGGGACCCCGGAAATAGCCTTCTATAAAGCTGTCAAGCAGTCAGGCATTGCTAAATTTGCCATCAATATCTATGATAAGTTTACCGGTGAGCAATTGCTTGCCGTTGGACCTATCAGCGGTTTTGCATACCTTAATTTTCGAAAGGTGCTCTTCTTTTTTTCTTTTCACACGACGGACATCCCGGAAAAGAAAAAGTGGTGGTATACTCAACCATAGAATCTGTTGTATGATACGAATTTTTTCTCTTGTATTCTCTGTATTTTTCAGAGCAGCATGTATTTTTCTATTTCTCCCTTTATGAGTTCGTGGTAGTATTATCCGTATGGAAGATACAATAGGAACAGATTTTATAAAATTTCTTGGCACCGCTGGCGCAAGAATTGTAGTAGCCAAACAATTACGCGCTTCGGGCGGGATGTGGTATTCCTTGCTCGGTGTGAATGTTTTGGTTGATCCTGGTCCGGGATGTTTAGTCAGGTGTGTTTCCAGTAAGCCAAAGATGGACCCTATGAGATTAGACGTTATAATCCTGACGCATAGACACCTCGATCATGCTGCTGATGTAAATGTAATGATTGAGGCAATGACTGAAGGCGGATTTAAAAAACGTGGTATCCTTTACGCACCGGAAGATGCATTAACAGAGGACCCCGTGGTGTTTCAGTATGTAAGGAGCTATATATCACATATAGAAATTGTGAAAGAGGGAGGGCGTTACCAATTATCTGATACGGTTTCTTTCGAGACGCCAATAAAACACCATCATCCAAGCGAGACATACGGCATTAATTTTTCTACTCCAAAGTATACGATCTCACTGATCGTAGATACCTGTTATTTTCCGGAATTATTGAAATATTATAAAGGGGACATCTTGATTGTTAATGTAGTTCGCTATACGGTAGATAAAGATACGAAGAAATGGCTTTACCATTTGAGCATAAGAGACGTGAAGGAGATAGTAACAGCCCTGAAGCCTAAAGTAACGATATTAAATCACTTTGGTATGACTATGGTCAAGGCGCAACCCCATATAGTTGCAGAGCAGTTGGCAAAGGAAACAGGGTTAAGAATTATCGCTGCTGGAGATGGAATGAGATTTAACTTAGCAGATATTGAAAGCTGGTAGGGTACATTTTAACTTATCTTAAGTTTTGTAATAGTGTCAATATCGTCTTTTATTTCTTTAACTTCTTTGATTTCCTCTTCGACGCCTTTAAAACCCTGTTTGAGATTAGCAAAACTTTTCCCCAGTGATCTCATCGTACCGGGTAGTCTTTTGCCAAATATAATAAAAGTAATGACGCCAATCACGATCCATTCCCAACCACCGGGCATAGAAATCATTATAATCCTCCTGTCTTTTATTTCCTTCGGGTAACGATATAATCTGCCAATTCTAAGAGAGCGGTTTTATATTTTGAATCCGGAAGCGGAGCAATTTCTTCCTGTGCCTGCTTTACGATATTTTTTGCAGTGCTGAAGGCATATTCAACGGCATCATGTTCTGTTAACAATTCAAGAATAGCAGCCTTTGTCTCTTTCACATCGTTTTGGAATATCAGTTCTCGCGTTGTCTTGAGCTTGTTTTTTGGTAGCTGATTCACGAGATGTATGAGAGGTAACGTAAGTTTACCCTTCTGTATATCCGTGTTTAACGATTTACCAACTTCGTCCTCAGTGCCCATCATATCAAGGCAGTCATCAACAATCTGAAAAGCAATACCGATCTTTAAACCATAATTGGATAACATATCTAATACCTTGCGGTTAGCTCCGGCAAATGCAGCTCCCAGGCGGCAACTTGCAGCACAAAGGGAGGCTGTTTTTCTCTCGATAATATCGAAATAATCATTTTCACTCAGTTCAATATCATAACGCCTTTGAAGTTGAATTATTTCTCCTTCACTCATGATATTAACGGTTTGAGAAAGCAGAAGGGTCGCAATTTGAGAATCAAGGGCAGAAAGTATAGTAAAGCCTCTGGAAAACAGATAATCCCCAAACAAGATAGATATCTCTCTTCCCCATTTCGAGTTTACACTTTCAACATGTCTTCTCATAGATGCTTCATCAATAATATCATCATGAACAAGGGTTGCAGTATGAACCATTTCTACTACGACTGCAAGGTCAATATGCTGAGGCAATATATCACCGGCGCATTTCCCCGACAATAATACCAAAGCGGGCCGCAACCTTTTTCCCTTATATTTACTGATATGAGAGATAAGATCAGCTAATGAATTGCTCTCGGGTTTTAATTCTTTATAAAATCGATTTTCAACCTCTTCCATATCGGCTTTGATTGAGTCGAAGATACCCACTGTTTCCACAATTAACGATCTCCTTCTTTGTAATATTGGTAAAGATAATAAGGGCTTATATTATCAAGCGATAGAGAAAAAGTCAAACTTCTTTTCGATATTAATGTATTTGCGTCTTAAGTAATTTACAAACAGCATCAAAGACATCTTCTGAAGTGATGGAATTAATACAGGTAATATGATTACACGTCCTTTTTTCACAAGGGCGACAGGGGATGTCTTTCTTTACAATTACAGCGTTTTTGCCATAAGGGGCGTAAATAACGGGGTCTTTGGGGCCAAAAATCGCAACGGTAGGGATCCCTATGCATGAAGCAATATGGGTGGGACCGGTATCACTGCCGATAAAAAGATTCGCATAGCGGAGTAATGCAATTAATTGCTTCGCCGATGATGTCTTGCATGCAGCAGTAGCCTTATAATGCATGAGAGAGATAATTTCCTCTACCATTTTGTATTCAAGCGGGCCCCAGGTAAAAATGACTGAATAATTAAGTTCCTGTATTAGCCGGTCTGCAAGAAGGGCATAATTTTTAGGTTGCCATCGTTTATATTCACCAAATATGCTTGTTCCCGGGTGAATTATTGTAACAGATTTTTGATTATGATAATTGTGGTGAATAAAATCCTGAATATAGAGGCGGTCAGTATCCGGAATTGAGAATACAGGCCTTTGATAACTCGCCTTTATACGTAAGCCCTGTAAAAGGTTGAGATATTTATCAATCCTGTGCATCTGTTTCTGTTGCGGTGTAATCCGTAAATTCGTGAAAATAAAGTTAAATTCTTTGCAATATCCTTGAGAAAAACCAATTCTTGTTCTTGCGCTGCTCAGATAGGTTAATAATCCACTTTTAAAATTGCCATGAAAATCCAATGCGATATCATAGTTCTTTTTTCTTAATTTTTTAAAAAACATCCGCATTTCTGAGATGGTTTTAACATATTTCTGAGGGTGTTTAAGAGCGGTTTGCCATTGTTTCCTGGGGAAGACAATAACTTCATCTACCTCCGGGATACATTCAATGAGGTCTTTTAGTTTATCCTCTACCAGCCATGCAATATGGGCGGAAGGGAACGTTATTCTCAGGTTCTTTACTGCAGGTATAACGTGGATAATATCGCCCATTGCTCCCAGGCGAACAACCAGGATATTTTCTGGATTGTTGAGTTGTTTTTCCATTGATGTGTACATGAAAAGATTTTCTGCGAAAGATTTAGGTTAATGCTATAATAATCCTTATAAAAAATCTTTTCAATAGCAATCCAGTTCCAATTAAGTTTGTATTCATTTATATCCTTGTATATAATATCCGCAATAAAAAGCAAGGGTTGCAAAGAAAGGTACATAACAGATTATCATTATGCTACAGAAGCAAAAGATACCGGCATCTTTTTCAATAATCAGGAGGGGCGGTACAACCATATTGGTAAAAGCGGGGTACAAAGAGACCATACTGAACATGATCTTCGATACAAAACCTGTGCATGAGAGATATGCAGGTACACCGAACATAAAATCCGGAAGGGGAAGTTATGTATCAGTCCCTGTTACGGGAAATAGTGGAGAAAGACTTATTATCAGGGATTATCGGCACGGTGGTTTATTTGGCAAACTTCTTGGGGGTATTTTTTGCAATAAATCCAGACCTTTCAACGAATTCTCTCTGCATGAATACGCTTCTCAAAAGGGTGTACTATCTGCTGAAGTGATTGCTGTAACCAAGAGAAGAGTATGGGGTTTATTTTATAAGGCAAATTTTATAACGAAGGAAATATCCGGCGCAGTCGATATTGCTCAATTTCTTAAAGAATCCTCCTTGTTATATATCCGGAAGTCCAAAAAATCCATAATTTCTGCCCTTGCGAGATCAATACGGAATATGCATGATGCAGGTATATATCACGCAGATTTGCATATAAAAAACATACTTTTGAAAAATGATTCTCATGATGAGTTTACTGTGTATATCATAGATTTAGATAAATCGGTTATTTTCCCCACATTCCCTATCAATGAAAGAATTAAAAATTTATTACGTCTCGATCGCTCTCTGGAGAAAATACGTTGGATTACTGATAAAGATGCGGAGAAAAACAGGAATAATTCTTTTTCTAAGCCTCATTCGGCAGGGGGAATAGATAACATGAAACAGGGATTTTCAGACAAAAGGTATCCATGCAATGCATTGATATCCCAGGATGTAGCAGGCGAGGAAATAAAAGCGGTATCGTTAGGCCAAAAAATAAAATTAATTTCTAAAACAGATAGAGTTCGGTTTTTAAAAATGTATCTGCGGTATAGTAATACCCCTGATAGAGATTGGAAAGCATATATTCGTCAATATCAGTCTCATCATTCTCTCCATAAATTATGGTGGCAGATTTTGGGTCTTTCAGGAAAGTAAAGGTCATCGTGATGATACAAAATATTCTTAGTCCAATTATTTCATATCTTATTGGTAGTATTCCCTTCGGATTTTTAATCACAAAGATGGTAAAAGGTGTTGATATCCGGCAATTCGGTAGCGGAAATCCGGGAGCAACGAATGTTGGAAGGGTATTAGGTAAGCCTTATGGTATATTAGTGTTTATCCTGGATATGTTAAAGGGTTTCCTGCCTGTTTTTCTTTTTGACCGATTATTTTCCGGATATGGACACAATCTGACGTTAATATTGTGTGGTATGGGTGTAATCTGTGGTCATACGTTTCCTGTCTTCCTTAATTTTAAGGGGGGAAAGGCTGCTGCAACCAGTTGCGGGGTATTTTTGTGGTTGGCGCCTTTACCACTTATTATTTCGGCTGCGGCATGGTTATTGATAATCACCATTTCCCGTTACATATCTCTGGGATCTATGCTTAGCTCAATAGTATTAGTTGTATGTATAATACTGTTTGGTAAAGATCCCTTTGGTCAGGGGCTTTATCTGACGTTATTCTCAATATTCATTTCCATACTTCTTATTGTAAGGCATAAGTCAAATATTGAAAGATTATTGCGTGGTACCGAGAGTAAAATTGGCGGGAAAATTAAATCTCATGATTTAGGTTGAAGGGTAATCATATTTTTCCCTTAATGGCTCATTATGAAATATCCAAAGGAATTTGACACCTGTCATGCATTATGATATTATAAGCACTTTATTTAAATAAATTTACAATCATTACTATATTTCATGAAAGATGGAGAGAACTAGCATTGGCAAAGGAAAAACAAATTGTCGTTGGTTCCAGAGGTAGTAAACTCGCTCTAATCCAGACAAATTGGGTTATATCTGAACTAAAACGATTGAATCCTGAATTTGAGTTTCAAATTGAGAAGATAACTACAAAGGGCGACAAGATTACAGATGCTCCCTTATCGCGTTTAGGTGGAGTTGGTTTATTTACGAAGGAATTGGAAGTAGCCCTCATTGAAAAAAAAATCGATATCGCCGTTCATAGCGCCAAAGATGTACCGACAGAGATCCACGGGGAATTAACTGTGGGTGCAACACCCAAGCGTAAGGATCCTCATGATGTCCTTATCAGTAATAATAATGCTACCCTGAAAGAATTGCCTAAAAATGCACGTATTGGTACCAGCAGTCTCCGCAGAAGGGCGCAGTTGCTTGCTTTTAGACCAGATCTCAGGGTACTGGACCTGCGCGGTAATCTGGATACCCGGCTTAAAAAACTCGAAACAGATACTATGGAAGCCATTATTTTAGCCCATGCAGGATTGATCAGGATGGGTTATTCGGGTCAAATCAGCCAAATACCTTTCGATATCATGTTGCCGGCCGTGGGTCAGGGCTCACTTTATATAGAAATCCGTAAACACGATAATCGTATTGAGAAAGTTGTTTCTGGCATCAATGATCCTGAGACAAGAATTGCCGTAGAAGCAGAGCGGGCATTGATGGCAAGGCTTGAAGGTGGATGCCAGGTTCCTATCGGGGCACATGCACAGGTGCAGGGGAATGAGGTATATCTTGAAGCGATTATTTGCTCGGTGGATGGTATAACTGCCGTAAGAGATAATCACCGTGGTCCTGCGAATCAGGCAGTAAAGATAGGGAATGAACTTGCTCAAAGGATGTTAGAAAATGGTGGGATGAAGATTTTGAATGAGATTCGGCAGGAATTTCAGAAAAATATAAACCATATATAAAAGAGTATCGATTTTACATTTTTCTTTCTGTGAGAAAGAAGAAGAGAGCCTATGATGACACTACTATCATAGGCTTTTTTTGTTTATAAATGTACTGTAAACCTTTGGAAGAAGCACGGTTTCTAAAGATTATTTCCTGAATCTACACCTGAGAAGTATTCTAAAATTATAGGAGAAAAAATTTGATTCACTTCATTTCGGAACAAAAATATTTTGGTAATACCCTCTTAGATTACCTCATAAGCATAGGTATTATTATCGTATTAGTGCTTACTATCAGGGTTCTAAAAGGTATTATTCAGAAGCGATTAAAGGCATGGATTGAAAACACAAAAATCATCATTGATGATGTTATTATCTCAGGGATTGAAAAATTCATTATTCCCTTACTTTATTTTTGTGCTTTTTACTTTGGATTAACCTATTTAGACCTGAGTACATCAGTAGCAAAAATCTTTCATTCTGCTCTTGTTATAATTGTTGCTTTCTTTATCATTCGATTTACTGTTGTGATTACCCACTATGTCTTTAAATATTATTGGGAGAAGAGGGTTGGCGATAAAGAAAGTATGAGAAACTTGAGGGGGATATCGACTATTGTAACTATTGTAGTTTGGGGACTCGGCCTTCTTTTCCTTCTCGATAATCTTGATTTCAGGATTTCAGCAATTATAACGGGACTTGGCATTGGTGGTGTTGCTGTAGCTTTTGCAGCACAAGCGGTATTAAGTGATTTTTTTGGTTACTTTGTGATATTTTTTGACCGTCCTTTCCAGGTTGGTGATTTTATCATTGTTGATGATAAAATGGGAATTGTTGAAAACATCGGTGTAAAAACAACAAGAATCACAAGCGTAGCTGGTGAGCAAATCGTTTTTCCCAACTCCCGCCTTACAAGTTCCCGTATCCATAACTATAAGCAGATGGAAAGGAGGCGGGTCCTTTTTACGATTGGTGTAACATATCAAACACCTCTCCAAAAATTAAAAGAAATGCCCGGTATTATAAAAAATATTATTGAGAATATTGACGATGCCGTATTTGGCCGCGCACATTTTCAATCATATGAAAACTCTAGCATGATTTTTGAGATAGTTTATTACATTACTGGATCTGACTTTAATAAGTATATGGATATCCAGCAAAGGATTAATTTTCGTATTTATGAGGAGTTCGAGGCCCGGGGAATTGAAAGGCCTACCCTACTTAAACTTCATTCCTGATAAAGAAAGTAAGTAATTGAAAAGGTCGTTTTTGTAACAAAAATAGTTATTTTGGTGAAACTGTTTATGGTAGGATTATCTCATACCATAATAGGAGATGTTTATATGACTACTACAACAGTAAAAAAGACTATTTCTCTTCCGGCAAAACTGGCAAAAGAGGTAGAAATGATAGCTGAAGAGGAAGGGAAGACATTAAGTGCAGTAATTCAAGATGCTTTGAGGATTACAAGGAAGGAAAGATTAAAAAAGGAATTTTATGAAATTCAGGGCTATTGGAGTCGCAGGGCAAAAGAAAACGGTATTCTCACCGAGAAAGAACTTGAGAAATATCTTAAAAAGTGAAAATTGTATTTGACTTAAATATCTTCATCTCTGCTTTTGTTATCCATGGCAGTAAAGCAGAAAAGGCCATCTTGCGAGTAATTGAAGGCAATGATACGCTCTTAATTTCGAAGGAAATCATCAAGGAGATTTTAGAAGTACTTTCCACGAAATTTCAGCGTGACAGAGAAGCTATTAGCCATGTAGCAGTTTATCTATCTGATATTGCACAAGAGGTAAAACCATCGAAGAGAATTCGTGTTTTCAAAGATGATCCCGATAACAGAATCCTTGAGTGCGCTTTCTATGGAAAGGCCGATACCATAGTGACGGGTGATAAAGAAATGTTAGAATTAAAAGAATACAAAGGGATAAAGGTTATAAGCTTAAAGGAATATTTGAGCTTAAAGTAACCAATAATTCAGGGATGATCTCAGGGAACACCACACTATTAATTTTGGAAATTCTTATTCTTCTTTTGAGCAATATATGCTGTAATGGAGAAAAGATGAACAGTGCAACGGCAAAACAATGACCTATGGTGTATCTATGTACGGAGGAACATAAATGAGTTCAACGGTGTTTCGCTACAATCGGTATAGATTTTTATTTCTCCCAAGAGAAGAGCGAAGGATGCATGTGCATGTATGGTCTTCTGATAGGGAGGCAAAAATATGGTTGGAGCCCAAGATCAAGTTATGAGTAGGGTGGATTAAGCGATAGCGAATCCACCTTTTCTGTAAATATTGTTGGTGGATTCGGCGTAAAAACCAACGCCTTAATCCACCCTACCGCGAACCCGCTTAAATAAAATGAAAATTCCTATATAATTAAATTATCAGTAAATAAAGGATTGAAACAGAACGAAATCAGTGAATTACTTAACATAACAAAGGAACGAATTCATGAAATCAAAGAAAGTTGGAGAAAGCACTTCTCACGTTGAAGTAACCAACATATCAAATCATGGGATATGGTTGTATGTCAAAGGTACTGAGTATTTTTTACCATTCGAAGATTTTCCGTGGTTTAAGGAAGCAAAGATAGGTGAGATATTAGAAGTAGAGCTTTTCCATGATAACCACCTGAGATGGGAGAAACTCGATATAGACCTTGAAATAGAATCATTGGTAGACCCTGACAAATATCCTCTCGTATATCACAACTAAAGATTCAGAATATTTGCCACAAGATTCACTAACAAAAGTACCACATCACTGAACGTGGAATCAACTACTTGAGATGTTTGGCATAAGAAAAAATAGATTCGTGCTTATCCTGCTGCGCAAATCCGTGTCCGTATTCCTTTCTATTTGTCAGAATGATATCCTGTGTAGTTCCCCTTCTTGTCATAAAATCTGGTCTTCCCTGACTTATCGGTGGTTGAATATCCGGTATAAGAACTATTCCTGTCATAATATTTTGTGGTAGATCTGTTTGGGTCGGTGATGGAGTATCCTGTATAATTTTCCTTACTATTGTAGTATTTCGTTTTACTATCCTCTGAGTGGGAGTGGCCCGTATAGTTGCTATTTCGGTCGTAATATTTTGTAGTTGAGTCGTCCGGTCTCTTTTTAGAATACCCAGTGTAGTTACTATCCCTGTCGAAGTGTCGTTTTATGGAGGAATCGCCAAAGACTACGCTTGAGAAAATACAACATATACCGCAGGCGAGTATTAAATTCTTAAAGATAGTGTTCATGGTTTTTCTCCTTTTATTTAATCATTTTTATGGTTAAGGAAGACAGGAATTCAGGCATTTTCCTGTCTTTCCTGCTCTCTTTAGATATAAGGAATTGCCGTATTTTACAGTCTTCAATTTTAAAAGATTTGCACCTTTTAATCCATTTGTATTCCTGGCAAGAGCCCACCTAATGTAGTAATCCAATTTCCCAATACCTTTTCCCTGAAGCATTTTATCAAAGCAGCTTATCTAGCGGCACCCAACCAGTCGGATGGGGAAATTGGCTTTTGTTGAAACCTTCTGCGGCAGGTGGATACCCTTTTCGTGCAATAAAGTCAGTTTGATAGACATTTAGTAAAAATAGAGCGTCCTTTGGAGAGAGTACCCAAACATTTTTCTCATCAACTATATAGATCACCATTATATCTACTACCTCGACTTGCCTTCTTTTCAGCCATATGCCATTCCTCGATGCCAGCCCCTTCACCTCTACTCGCACTTCCCGGCCGGACTTGTATGCCAGCAAATCGCCATATTTGTAGTTGCGGGGACGGCGTATCACTTTATAGCCACGTGCTTCGATTTGTTCCTCTACTCTGGAAAGGGCTACTTCCTCTGCACCCATAAGGTACTCCCTTCTAAAATTCCAACTATCTACTTTTTTGATGTTTTATGTTCGCTACGGTTCTATAGATGGCCATACGCCCACAACACCTTATCAATTTTTCGTGGTGTCCAAAAAGATGTTCGAAACCATTCATTGTTCTCAGTAGACTTTCTTCTCATGATATTAATAAGCATAATGCCATTTGGGGGGCTAATACTAAAGGATTTACCATGAGGTTTCTTGCTTTCATTAATTCTTTTAGCTAATTCCTTTAATTGTGGCTGTTCAAATAATCCATTGACATTTGCTAATGCCAATATCAGAAATTCATCGACCGTGCCAAAATATTCTGGGTACATGAGTGTCAGAAGGCCAGAAGCGCCTGCAATACCAAGCCCTTTAATGGATTTTGCAAGCTTAAGCCCTTTTCTAACATCATTCTTATCAAAAGAAAGCAGGCGTTCCTTGATTTGATATAAATCAGCTAAACTATTTTTCTCCAAACTATTCCGAGTCGTAGCAAGCCGATTCGGTACTGTATATTTCCATGGAAAGTATTTATCGTATAGGAAAGAGTACCATTCTTCCGGAATAAAATTGTGAATCATCGTGAGATCTAGTGGGTCGAGCCTGGCAACCGTACTGCTCTTGATGTATGATGCTTATCTAAAGCGCAACTCAACTTGATTCAGATTTACTATGCCACAAAGAGTTAATGTTACTTATTAGCTAATCTCCTTTAACCTTACCTAACTTTTAAATTGGACTTTCCATTACATATTTATTTCAGATTAATTACAAAGTTATATGTTTATAACCTATCATACACAATTCTAATATTTTTGTTTCAAAAGGGTAATCAGGATGCAAAGATATCGCATTATATTTTTTAATCACATCAGTAAGGATTTTGATGGCATTCTCTTTCTCATTAAACTCTTGCCAAGCTAATTTTAACTTTCTCCATAGATCCTCATAATTGAATACATTTGTCGCCTCATTGTCTATTATTAAAAAGACACGTGGTAAGAGAAAATGCCCAAGTTTACTAGCAAATACAGGTGATTTAGTATTCTTAATATCACGCATTAATCGAAATAATTCTTTAATATCTTCCCATGAAACGTCTCTAATAGTGGGTTCTCGATTATTGTTGATATGTATTTGCTTATAAATCTCATTAATTCTTAAAAGCCTCTCTGACCCTCTTTCAAAAATTTCTTTCTTGGTATTTGGTGGTCTTTGTGAACGTATTGCCTTCCATTCCCATAATTTGTCAACCGTTTCCTTCCACCAAGATAAATTCAATTCTTTAGGTCTCCTTTAATATAAACTGGAATAGAAAGAGTTAAGGAAGTCTTTATCCCAATTTGCGTTTTTTGAAAGCCACCAATTAATTCCTCTTTGAAGC
The genomic region above belongs to Candidatus Jettenia caeni and contains:
- a CDS encoding putative heptosyltransferase, coding for MYTSMEKQLNNPENILVVRLGAMGDIIHVIPAVKNLRITFPSAHIAWLVEDKLKDLIECIPEVDEVIVFPRKQWQTALKHPQKYVKTISEMRMFFKKLRKKNYDIALDFHGNFKSGLLTYLSSARTRIGFSQGYCKEFNFIFTNLRITPQQKQMHRIDKYLNLLQGLRIKASYQRPVFSIPDTDRLYIQDFIHHNYHNQKSVTIIHPGTSIFGEYKRWQPKNYALLADRLIQELNYSVIFTWGPLEYKMVEEIISLMHYKATAACKTSSAKQLIALLRYANLFIGSDTGPTHIASCIGIPTVAIFGPKDPVIYAPYGKNAVIVKKDIPCRPCEKRTCNHITCINSITSEDVFDAVCKLLKTQIH
- a CDS encoding porphobilinogen deaminase is translated as MAKEKQIVVGSRGSKLALIQTNWVISELKRLNPEFEFQIEKITTKGDKITDAPLSRLGGVGLFTKELEVALIEKKIDIAVHSAKDVPTEIHGELTVGATPKRKDPHDVLISNNNATLKELPKNARIGTSSLRRRAQLLAFRPDLRVLDLRGNLDTRLKKLETDTMEAIILAHAGLIRMGYSGQISQIPFDIMLPAVGQGSLYIEIRKHDNRIEKVVSGINDPETRIAVEAERALMARLEGGCQVPIGAHAQVQGNEVYLEAIICSVDGITAVRDNHRGPANQAVKIGNELAQRMLENGGMKILNEIRQEFQKNINHI
- a CDS encoding polyprenyl synthase; protein product: METVGIFDSIKADMEEVENRFYKELKPESNSLADLISHISKYKGKRLRPALVLLSGKCAGDILPQHIDLAVVVEMVHTATLVHDDIIDEASMRRHVESVNSKWGREISILFGDYLFSRGFTILSALDSQIATLLLSQTVNIMSEGEIIQLQRRYDIELSENDYFDIIERKTASLCAASCRLGAAFAGANRKVLDMLSNYGLKIGIAFQIVDDCLDMMGTEDEVGKSLNTDIQKGKLTLPLIHLVNQLPKNKLKTTRELIFQNDVKETKAAILELLTEHDAVEYAFSTAKNIVKQAQEEIAPLPDSKYKTALLELADYIVTRRK
- a CDS encoding mechanosensitive ion channel, which codes for MIHFISEQKYFGNTLLDYLISIGIIIVLVLTIRVLKGIIQKRLKAWIENTKIIIDDVIISGIEKFIIPLLYFCAFYFGLTYLDLSTSVAKIFHSALVIIVAFFIIRFTVVITHYVFKYYWEKRVGDKESMRNLRGISTIVTIVVWGLGLLFLLDNLDFRISAIITGLGIGGVAVAFAAQAVLSDFFGYFVIFFDRPFQVGDFIIVDDKMGIVENIGVKTTRITSVAGEQIVFPNSRLTSSRIHNYKQMERRRVLFTIGVTYQTPLQKLKEMPGIIKNIIENIDDAVFGRAHFQSYENSSMIFEIVYYITGSDFNKYMDIQQRINFRIYEEFEARGIERPTLLKLHS